One region of Pongo pygmaeus isolate AG05252 chromosome 21, NHGRI_mPonPyg2-v2.0_pri, whole genome shotgun sequence genomic DNA includes:
- the TP53RK gene encoding EKC/KEOPS complex subunit TP53RK, translating into MAAARASTLDDGEEPSPEAEALAAARERSSRFLSGLELVKQGAEARVFRGRFQGRAAVIKHRFPKGYRHPALEARLGRRRTVQEARALLRCRRAGISAPVVFFVDYASNCLYMEEIEGSVTVRDYIQSTMETEKTPQGLSNLAKTMGQVLARMHDEDLIHGDLTTSNMLLKPPLEQLNIVLIDFGLSFVSALPEDKGVDLYVLEKAFLSTHPNTETMFEAFLKSYSTSSKKARPVLKKLDEVRLRGRKRSMVG; encoded by the exons ATGGCGGCGGCCAGAGCTAGTACGTTGGACGATGGCGAGGAGCCCTCGCCGGAGGCTGAGGCTCTGGCCGCGGCCCGGGAGCGGAGCAGCCGCTTCTTGAGCGGCCTGGAGCTGGTGAAGCAGGGTGCCGAGGCGCGCGTGTTCCGTGGCCGCTTCCAGGGCCGCGCGGCGGTGATCAAGCACCGCTTCCCCAAGGGCTACCGGCACCCGGCGCTGGAGGCGCGGCTTGGCCGGCGGCGGACGGTGCAGGAGGCCCGGGCGCTTCTCCGCTGCCGCCGCGCTG GAATATCTGCCCCAGTTGTCTTTTTTGTGGACTATGCTTCCAACTGCTTATATATGGAAGAAATTGAAGGCTCAGTGACTGTTCGAGATTATATTCAGTCCACTATGGAGACTGAAAAAACTCCCCAAGGTCTCTCCAActtagccaagacaatggggcaGGTTTTGGCTCGAATGCACGATGAAGACCTCATTCATGGTGATCTCACCACCTCCAACATGCTCCTGAAACCCCCCCTGGAACAGCTGAACATTGTGCTCATAGACTTTGGGCTGAGTTTCGTTTCAGCACTTCCAGAGGATAAGGGAGTAGACCTCTATGTCCTGGAGAAGGCCTTCCTCAGTACCCATCCCAACACTGAAACTATGTTTGAAGCCTTTCTGAAGAGCTACTCCACCTCCTCCAAAAAGGCCAGGCCAGTgctaaaaaaattagatgaagtGCGcctgagaggaagaaagaggtcCATGGTTGGGTAG